In Paenibacillus sp. BIC5C1, a genomic segment contains:
- a CDS encoding GNAT family N-acetyltransferase: MMLQKQFDQAFEIMKKSFPEAEYREYSEQKKLLSHSSYRLLTEVNEQNEVIGFLAGWEFDSFRYVEHLAVSPNIRGGGIGKRLMERFMNHSAKPVILEVELPEDELKRRRIGFYERLGFCLGDHSYVQPPLRAVSQQTLPLQIMSYPAKLTPTQFEMVRKLLYKEVYGATSAYAHAYNS, from the coding sequence ATGATGTTGCAAAAACAGTTTGACCAAGCGTTTGAAATTATGAAGAAATCGTTTCCCGAAGCCGAATATCGGGAATATTCAGAACAGAAGAAGTTGCTGTCCCATTCAAGTTATCGCCTTCTTACAGAGGTTAATGAGCAGAATGAAGTGATTGGATTTCTCGCAGGATGGGAGTTCGATTCGTTCAGATATGTTGAGCATTTGGCTGTTTCCCCGAACATTCGTGGGGGCGGCATAGGCAAGCGGTTAATGGAGCGTTTCATGAATCATTCCGCCAAGCCGGTAATATTGGAAGTCGAATTGCCGGAAGATGAGCTTAAGCGGAGAAGGATTGGATTTTATGAGCGCCTGGGATTCTGCCTGGGAGATCATTCTTATGTTCAGCCACCCCTTCGTGCTGTAAGTCAGCAAACCTTACCTTTACAGATCATGAGTTATCCGGCAAAGTTGACCCCGACACAATTTGAAATGGTGAGAAAATTACTGTATAAGGAAGTGTATGGCGCGACTTCAGCATACGCGCACGCATATAATAGCTAA
- a CDS encoding MerR family transcriptional regulator, with amino-acid sequence MKNDYKINEISKLYGIGVDALRYYEKLGLLVPRRDGNGYRLYSLQDMYKLNIIRDLRQLDFTMQQIKAYLDQQSVENTLELLLTEQELIKEQIAKLKTTQRIIQGRIKVLTDASKIQTGVFSIKTYPDRPCLQLNTRITRDEEMDYAIKKLHQKHKSLIPDFGNQLYGASVSLEELKHGVRDVFNSVFFIFNPGDAARIDYDYILPAGEYLSLFYRGNYLQSYEKMLEVVAYAEEKGLCVMDNPFEIYEIDNRDTIITDQFLTEIQLRIAKE; translated from the coding sequence ATGAAAAACGATTATAAAATCAATGAAATCTCGAAGCTTTACGGAATAGGTGTTGACGCGCTGCGTTATTACGAAAAATTAGGATTGCTCGTGCCTCGGCGAGACGGAAACGGATATCGTCTGTACAGCCTTCAAGATATGTATAAGCTGAACATCATCCGGGACCTGCGCCAGTTGGATTTTACCATGCAACAGATCAAAGCGTATTTAGATCAGCAAAGTGTCGAAAACACACTTGAATTGTTATTGACTGAACAGGAACTGATTAAGGAACAAATAGCCAAGCTCAAAACTACGCAGCGTATTATTCAGGGCAGAATCAAGGTATTGACTGACGCAAGCAAAATACAGACAGGAGTTTTCTCCATTAAAACGTATCCCGACCGGCCGTGTCTTCAGCTCAATACACGCATAACTAGGGATGAGGAGATGGATTATGCCATTAAGAAGCTGCATCAAAAACATAAAAGTCTCATTCCAGACTTCGGCAACCAATTATATGGTGCATCCGTGTCCCTTGAGGAACTAAAACATGGCGTGAGGGATGTTTTTAACTCCGTGTTCTTTATTTTTAATCCTGGTGATGCTGCAAGGATTGATTATGATTACATCCTGCCAGCTGGTGAGTATCTTTCCCTTTTTTATAGGGGTAACTACCTTCAAAGTTATGAAAAAATGCTTGAAGTCGTTGCTTATGCGGAGGAAAAAGGGCTCTGTGTAATGGATAATCCTTTTGAAATCTATGAAATTGATAATCGTGATACGATCATCACTGATCAATTTCTGACCGAAATACAGTTGCGGATTGCCAAAGAATGA
- a CDS encoding YitT family protein produces the protein MNQRNVQKSNKLKIISKVLLIMIGAFITSYGLEAVLIPNNVSDGGVTGLSIVGSQLFGLPLGMLIGIINIPFVWLGYKQIGKSFAIYSIIGIASLAVGTSLMHHVPTIIQGDTLLITVVGGIIIGFGMGLALRNGGALDGIDMLAVLLSRKLPFGTSDLILFLNMFVFIVVSTVFGLQGAILSALAYYIASKVIHIVEEGLSGSKTFKIITNQPEIMVETIRDRLGRGATYTDAYGGYSNEQFKEITCVINRMEESKIKDIIHEIDPNAFIVVYDVAEVKGGNFKKKDIH, from the coding sequence ATGAATCAAAGGAACGTGCAGAAGTCTAACAAACTGAAAATCATCTCCAAAGTATTATTGATTATGATCGGGGCTTTCATCACCTCATATGGTCTGGAAGCTGTATTAATTCCAAACAATGTATCAGACGGTGGTGTGACAGGTCTTAGTATCGTTGGCTCACAACTGTTTGGTTTACCGTTAGGGATGCTGATTGGTATCATCAACATTCCATTTGTATGGTTAGGTTACAAACAAATAGGTAAGAGCTTTGCTATTTACTCCATTATCGGTATTGCCTCGCTAGCTGTTGGTACAAGCCTTATGCACCATGTACCAACGATTATTCAAGGGGATACACTGTTAATTACCGTTGTGGGCGGGATTATCATCGGTTTTGGTATGGGTTTGGCGCTGCGTAATGGTGGGGCATTGGATGGAATCGATATGTTGGCTGTCCTGCTTTCACGCAAATTACCTTTTGGAACCAGTGATCTAATCTTATTCTTGAACATGTTTGTCTTTATTGTCGTTTCAACTGTATTTGGTCTGCAAGGGGCGATCTTGTCTGCACTTGCTTATTACATCGCTTCCAAAGTGATACATATCGTTGAAGAAGGTTTGAGCGGCTCCAAAACCTTTAAAATTATTACCAATCAACCGGAGATCATGGTCGAAACCATTCGTGACCGATTGGGTCGTGGAGCAACCTATACCGATGCTTACGGTGGTTATTCCAATGAACAATTCAAAGAGATTACCTGTGTAATCAACCGTATGGAAGAAAGCAAAATCAAGGATATCATACACGAAATTGATCCCAATGCTTTTATAGTTGTTTATGATGTAGCTGAAGTTAAGGGTGGCAATTTCAAAAAGAAAGATATTCACTAA
- a CDS encoding ROK family protein: MNILACDIGGTRIKLGLCNTAGDITEYQEYATNAIRGGVQLIERVMELMSVYSKYEAIAVSTAGQVHPVDGSIRYANPNIPNYTGVQVKSILEERFHKPVMVENDVNAAALGEAWVGAGHSFNDFICLTFGTGIGGAIVIERKIYKGFKGSAGEFGHMLMHPVIRSTDTMWDSMYENLASTTALVKKAQEIDSHITSGKDFFAKIDVGGAALETLLHSWVCEVSRGIATLIHIFNPPAVIVGGGIMEQEWLVSRISDCTRELLLDSFKHTEIIPARLGNKAGLIGAASLFLFHQDHVKKNVAKK; this comes from the coding sequence ATGAACATACTGGCATGTGATATTGGCGGTACGAGAATCAAGCTCGGCCTGTGCAATACTGCGGGTGACATTACAGAATATCAGGAGTACGCAACAAATGCCATCCGAGGCGGTGTTCAACTTATTGAACGAGTAATGGAATTGATGTCGGTGTACAGTAAATATGAAGCTATTGCGGTCAGTACCGCCGGACAAGTTCATCCTGTTGATGGATCTATTCGTTATGCCAATCCCAATATTCCGAATTATACAGGCGTTCAGGTGAAGAGTATTCTGGAAGAACGTTTTCATAAACCCGTAATGGTGGAAAATGATGTGAATGCGGCTGCTCTGGGAGAAGCATGGGTAGGTGCAGGACATTCTTTTAATGATTTTATCTGCTTAACGTTCGGGACGGGTATCGGGGGCGCCATTGTAATTGAAAGAAAGATCTATAAGGGATTCAAAGGATCTGCAGGGGAGTTTGGGCATATGCTTATGCATCCAGTCATACGTTCAACCGATACCATGTGGGATAGCATGTACGAAAACCTTGCATCCACGACAGCACTCGTTAAAAAGGCCCAAGAAATTGATTCTCACATTACAAGTGGGAAAGATTTTTTCGCAAAGATTGATGTGGGAGGTGCAGCACTTGAAACATTATTGCACAGCTGGGTGTGTGAGGTTTCAAGAGGAATTGCAACACTGATCCATATTTTCAATCCTCCCGCAGTCATCGTTGGAGGGGGAATCATGGAGCAAGAGTGGCTTGTCTCACGTATTTCCGATTGTACACGGGAACTTCTGCTGGACAGCTTCAAGCATACAGAGATCATTCCAGCCAGGCTCGGCAATAAAGCAGGATTAATTGGAGCTGCCTCTTTGTTTTTGTTTCATCAGGATCATGTGAAGAAAAATGTAGCAAAAAAATGA
- a CDS encoding N-acetylmannosamine-6-phosphate 2-epimerase, whose translation MSKDRNVLQNLKGKLIVSCQALPEEPLHSSYIMGRMAYAAYLGGAAGIRANSIEDIEEIRKHVSLPIIGIIKKVHPDSDVFITPTQREVDALVRAGVDIIALDATDRIRPDHTTITEIFPMLRETYPDQLFMADCSTYNEGIQAEILGFDCVGTTLSGYTNATKGRQLPDFEMAERLVNNLKVPLIAEGGISTPEELALLFELGVHTAVVGSAITRPYEITKRFVHAIHKSKAPIAGNE comes from the coding sequence ATGTCCAAAGATCGTAATGTACTGCAAAACTTAAAAGGAAAGCTCATTGTTTCCTGTCAGGCGCTACCTGAGGAACCATTGCATAGTTCTTATATTATGGGAAGAATGGCATATGCAGCTTATTTGGGAGGGGCAGCAGGGATTCGTGCCAACAGCATAGAGGATATAGAAGAAATCAGAAAACATGTCTCATTGCCGATCATAGGAATCATCAAGAAAGTACATCCTGACTCCGATGTTTTCATTACGCCAACACAGCGAGAAGTAGACGCATTGGTGCGCGCAGGGGTTGACATCATTGCACTTGACGCCACAGATCGAATAAGACCTGATCATACAACGATCACAGAAATTTTTCCGATGCTTCGGGAAACGTACCCGGATCAGTTATTTATGGCCGATTGTTCAACCTACAATGAAGGTATTCAAGCAGAAATCCTTGGTTTTGATTGTGTCGGAACGACTCTCAGCGGATATACGAATGCAACAAAAGGAAGACAACTTCCCGATTTTGAGATGGCCGAAAGGCTGGTCAACAACCTTAAGGTTCCGCTGATCGCCGAAGGAGGTATTTCCACACCTGAAGAACTCGCCCTTTTATTCGAACTCGGTGTTCATACAGCAGTAGTGGGTTCTGCAATAACCAGACCTTATGAGATCACTAAAAGATTTGTGCATGCCATTCATAAGAGCAAAGCTCCCATTGCAGGGAATGAGTAA
- a CDS encoding carbohydrate ABC transporter permease, producing the protein MMRNRIRPGREPYDMVTNVIVTFFAILNLFPLYWLWTSSLKNSADVVKMPPDWFPKDITFSNYVDIFQNQPALRWTFNSLYVSFVSTVLVVIIGAMAAYAFSKLTFPGQNVIFIIFISSLMIPKEIMIVPLFQITQDFGLINSYGGMIWPNVATAFGVFMLKGFFDQTPSALREASRIDGAGEWRTFLQIMLPIIKPGIGALFILNFVQVWNDYLWQMIVGQEKNMKTLMVGTATLMQDMNPNFAYKMAGAFVAALPMLLIFILFQRYFTQGITAGAVKE; encoded by the coding sequence ATGATGCGTAACAGAATTAGACCTGGACGAGAACCTTACGACATGGTTACCAATGTGATTGTTACTTTCTTTGCCATTCTCAATTTGTTTCCGTTGTACTGGTTATGGACCAGTTCCCTGAAAAACAGTGCCGACGTTGTGAAAATGCCCCCGGACTGGTTCCCGAAAGATATCACCTTCTCCAATTATGTGGACATTTTTCAGAATCAACCGGCGCTGCGCTGGACCTTCAACAGTCTGTATGTCTCATTCGTCAGTACCGTTCTGGTGGTCATTATAGGAGCTATGGCGGCTTACGCTTTTTCCAAATTGACGTTTCCAGGTCAGAATGTGATCTTTATTATTTTCATCTCAAGCCTGATGATTCCGAAAGAAATTATGATCGTTCCCCTGTTTCAAATTACGCAAGATTTTGGCTTGATTAATTCCTATGGCGGCATGATTTGGCCAAACGTGGCAACGGCCTTCGGGGTGTTTATGTTAAAAGGATTTTTTGATCAGACCCCAAGCGCACTCCGTGAAGCTTCGAGAATCGACGGGGCAGGAGAGTGGAGAACCTTTTTGCAGATTATGCTGCCGATTATAAAGCCGGGGATCGGTGCCTTATTCATCCTGAACTTTGTTCAGGTGTGGAATGATTACCTTTGGCAAATGATTGTGGGACAAGAGAAGAACATGAAGACCCTCATGGTGGGAACGGCGACCTTAATGCAGGACATGAATCCGAATTTTGCTTACAAAATGGCTGGCGCATTTGTCGCAGCACTGCCGATGCTACTCATATTTATCTTGTTCCAGAGATATTTTACCCAAGGAATTACAGCTGGAGCGGTTAAAGAATAG
- a CDS encoding carbohydrate ABC transporter permease, with amino-acid sequence MKSPRILKEHLTGYLFITPQMIVFLLFLVYPIMEGFRMSLYQIQYSSEKFIGFDNYISLLNDPVFLQAFFNTLVFVVCIVVLTVGFALFVASSVFDKNAKYVSFIRGSYYIPVMVSMVVMSMIWSFLLNPSSGLISYLAREQGIGNINLLGNKITVMPVIIFVTFATNVGQAIILYIAAMIGIPKDLMEAAEVDGVSRVQMIRHILIPSVQSTTVYITIINIIAVLKIFVVIQLLTGGGPNNASVTLMYYLYNNAFKFNQLGVASAVGVIMFVITLLLSIPQLRTVLRVK; translated from the coding sequence ATGAAATCACCCCGCATCCTGAAGGAGCATTTGACAGGATATCTGTTCATCACACCGCAAATGATTGTTTTCCTGTTGTTTCTCGTCTATCCCATCATGGAAGGTTTTCGAATGAGTCTGTACCAAATTCAGTACTCCAGCGAAAAGTTTATTGGCTTTGATAACTATATCTCGTTGTTGAACGACCCTGTTTTCCTTCAGGCATTCTTCAACACCCTCGTATTTGTTGTTTGTATTGTCGTGCTTACGGTAGGCTTTGCTCTTTTCGTAGCCTCCAGCGTTTTTGACAAAAATGCAAAGTATGTCTCCTTTATTCGAGGGAGCTACTATATACCGGTCATGGTTTCGATGGTCGTCATGAGCATGATTTGGAGTTTTCTGCTGAACCCTTCCAGTGGGTTGATTTCCTATCTGGCCCGTGAGCAGGGAATAGGCAATATCAATCTGCTGGGAAACAAAATTACCGTGATGCCGGTCATTATTTTCGTAACCTTCGCTACCAATGTCGGACAGGCCATTATTTTATACATTGCTGCCATGATTGGAATTCCGAAAGATCTGATGGAAGCCGCTGAAGTAGACGGAGTTAGTCGGGTGCAAATGATTCGTCATATCCTGATTCCCTCCGTTCAATCAACGACGGTATATATTACGATTATTAACATTATCGCCGTACTTAAGATCTTTGTCGTCATTCAGCTCCTGACCGGTGGAGGTCCGAACAATGCATCTGTAACGCTGATGTACTACCTTTACAATAATGCTTTTAAATTCAATCAGCTCGGCGTAGCATCCGCGGTAGGTGTCATCATGTTTGTGATTACGCTCCTGTTGTCGATTCCCCAGCTACGCACAGTGCTCAGGGTGAAATGA
- a CDS encoding ABC transporter substrate-binding protein — translation MRNNTFYSVLLTLLLLSIIGTGCSSSNSSSSDGGNEAANGKETVELSVWLTPQWKGVLDATEEGADYDSFILKAAEKFAAQYSKYNVKINTQVIAGDQRDQMLNVNLSSGTPPDVFFESVFAMGDYVHRGALVPLTDLVDDQDRSDIASGYWDAVTFNKDVYFYPFQNNPGTLVYNANMFKAAGLDAYIGGEQEIKTWTLADYEEILSKLKNNLSGSGYANAYPMALYGMNNQGDTWNLAYLRMFGNPFFDETGHIILNDEKGVKAASWLKKIVDAGYTNPGPESVTSNDANGMFLNQQLAISFTNPVLYNNARADMDSGKQTKFDMRLANIPSESGDPLTFTYVVGASVFQSNDPKRVEAAKDFVRFFSTDAELVKSSKNGIPVRSSVISEYEKQYPLFKAYNENAKYVFNFTGNVPGYSQLREQLYPELQALYTGVKTPEQAVKDYQDHGNQVIDTNRNSSVIFSNK, via the coding sequence ATGAGAAACAACACATTCTATTCCGTACTGCTCACACTGCTACTGCTATCCATCATAGGCACAGGCTGTTCCTCCAGTAATTCAAGCTCATCAGACGGAGGGAACGAAGCAGCGAATGGAAAAGAAACAGTGGAGCTGAGCGTATGGCTTACCCCGCAATGGAAAGGAGTTCTGGATGCAACGGAAGAAGGTGCTGATTATGACAGCTTCATTCTAAAAGCAGCGGAGAAATTTGCCGCCCAGTATTCCAAATATAATGTAAAAATTAATACTCAGGTCATTGCTGGAGATCAACGCGATCAAATGCTGAATGTCAATTTGAGCAGCGGAACACCGCCGGATGTGTTTTTTGAAAGTGTGTTCGCCATGGGTGACTATGTTCACAGAGGAGCACTTGTGCCGCTGACGGACCTTGTGGACGATCAGGATCGCAGTGATATCGCTTCAGGGTATTGGGATGCAGTCACCTTTAATAAGGATGTATACTTCTACCCATTTCAGAACAATCCGGGCACACTCGTCTATAACGCAAATATGTTCAAAGCAGCGGGGCTTGACGCTTATATCGGCGGGGAGCAGGAAATAAAAACATGGACTCTTGCTGATTATGAGGAAATTCTGAGCAAGCTGAAGAACAATCTTTCTGGCAGCGGGTATGCCAATGCCTATCCCATGGCTCTGTATGGCATGAACAATCAGGGAGATACCTGGAACCTGGCTTATTTGCGGATGTTTGGCAATCCGTTTTTTGATGAAACGGGCCACATTATCTTAAATGATGAGAAGGGTGTGAAGGCAGCGTCCTGGCTCAAAAAAATAGTGGATGCCGGGTACACGAATCCGGGACCGGAATCGGTGACTTCCAACGATGCAAACGGCATGTTCCTGAATCAGCAGTTAGCCATCAGCTTCACCAATCCGGTTCTTTATAATAATGCCAGAGCGGATATGGATAGCGGTAAACAGACCAAGTTTGATATGCGGCTTGCCAATATTCCCTCCGAAAGCGGGGACCCGCTTACATTTACTTATGTGGTAGGAGCCAGTGTATTTCAGTCTAATGACCCCAAGCGTGTGGAAGCAGCCAAGGATTTTGTGCGGTTTTTCTCCACGGATGCGGAACTTGTGAAATCTTCAAAAAACGGAATTCCGGTTCGAAGCTCCGTCATCTCGGAATACGAAAAGCAGTATCCACTGTTCAAAGCATATAACGAAAATGCGAAATATGTATTTAATTTCACAGGAAACGTTCCAGGCTATAGCCAGCTGAGAGAGCAGCTTTATCCGGAGTTGCAAGCCCTGTATACGGGAGTCAAAACCCCGGAACAAGCCGTGAAAGATTACCAGGATCATGGTAATCAGGTCATTGACACGAATCGAAATAGTTCCGTCATTTTTTCGAATAAATAG
- a CDS encoding dihydrodipicolinate synthase family protein: MTTAFDLTKFKGVIPAFYACYEDDGQISEERTYALCDYYVQKKVHGVYVGGSSGECIYHNLDERKAVLSYVASRLKGHMTLIAHVGAPSTRDSIALAEHAASLGYDALSAIPPIYFTLPDHAVSRYWNDIMEATPLPFLIYNIPQTTGYTLRTPLYEQLLQNEKVIGIKNSSMPTFDIERFKRSGGPNSIVFNGPDEQFVAGRIMGADGGIGGTYGAMPELFLLANQYIQQGKFTEARHIQSDINEIIVALCSLDGSMYAGIKEVLRRRGVSIGGVRLPLAAITEQDSARMDNVISLLEQVESRYITSTHSS; encoded by the coding sequence ATGACAACAGCGTTTGATTTGACGAAATTTAAAGGAGTTATTCCGGCGTTCTATGCCTGCTATGAGGATGATGGACAGATATCGGAGGAGCGCACTTATGCTCTTTGCGATTACTATGTTCAGAAGAAAGTACATGGCGTATACGTAGGTGGCAGTTCAGGAGAGTGCATCTATCATAACCTCGACGAACGCAAGGCGGTTCTAAGCTATGTGGCTTCCCGGCTGAAAGGGCATATGACGTTAATTGCCCATGTGGGCGCACCTTCCACAAGAGACAGTATCGCGCTTGCCGAACACGCGGCCTCACTTGGATATGATGCGCTATCTGCCATTCCGCCCATCTATTTCACGCTGCCGGATCATGCCGTATCCCGCTACTGGAACGATATTATGGAAGCGACACCGCTCCCTTTTCTCATTTATAACATCCCCCAAACAACGGGTTACACGCTGCGTACGCCTCTGTACGAACAGCTGCTCCAAAATGAAAAGGTCATCGGTATCAAAAATTCCTCCATGCCTACATTTGATATTGAACGGTTCAAGCGATCCGGTGGTCCAAATTCGATTGTATTTAATGGTCCGGATGAACAATTTGTGGCTGGCAGGATCATGGGCGCAGATGGAGGCATCGGAGGAACGTACGGAGCCATGCCTGAACTGTTTTTGTTGGCAAACCAGTATATCCAGCAAGGAAAATTTACGGAAGCACGTCATATTCAGAGCGATATTAACGAGATTATCGTAGCCTTGTGTTCGCTGGATGGCTCCATGTATGCGGGTATCAAAGAAGTGTTGCGCCGAAGAGGCGTATCTATTGGAGGGGTCAGACTTCCATTGGCAGCCATCACCGAGCAGGATTCGGCAAGAATGGATAATGTCATTTCCCTGCTTGAGCAAGTGGAAAGCAGATACATTACTTCAACGCATTCCAGCTAA
- a CDS encoding LamG-like jellyroll fold domain-containing protein, producing MMNRRLPKTLRIALCAVMLLTSLTSQPGQTEAAISQDAVSLDYSVARSFNGSSDYVDKTADVSSVAALQQGSIAVRFRTTSAANALTLFSTSHTADPSSNLSLTLNGGNVYYENRENGVYATQITTSGKVNDGVWHTAMLTVNGKGTNIYIDGSLRGNSTSTAFFTQVTSLNGMWIGRNVDNGGGQWYFNGEIDYVKVYNRALASSEVLELGGAVSPSVATYPVNQAFNGTSDARDQTADIGRVANLKQGSVAVKFKTSSSAAAGTFLSASDTTNPSSNISFTINNGTVYFENRNNGAYATKLSASGKYNDGKWHTAILTIGAGSSKIYVDGEEKASTSSQAFFSNVTGLNGMWVGKNVDNGGSQWYFSGSIDHVTVYDSVLSLSQIKQLSAVLEEKLLFDITDGKGYGQYRIPSIVVTSNNTVLVAAEARTGGDQTPTDIVLRRSTDGGDTFSDQILISPGKSQGVAEMNPMLLAEKNSNVVHILWSRWKWGACQYFIRTSTDQGLTWGATREITSVLADYQNPNHPYYFANLSGAGMGPGHGIQLANGTLVIPIYLTTSGWTNSTVGTIYSTDGGASWKAGSLVPNPSGFSKIHENMMVQLSNGKLMTNMRNPGSSYRAISTTDQVTSAWSTPVSDTTLIDPVVQASIERYDASHILFTNPASTTARTNMTIRISSDDAATWYKSKEIYPGENGYSDIAVGPDQSIFVFYEKPASSKISLVRLNRSWIEAP from the coding sequence ATGATGAATCGTCGCTTGCCAAAAACGCTAAGAATTGCATTATGTGCTGTCATGCTGTTAACCAGTCTCACCAGTCAGCCGGGTCAAACCGAGGCAGCCATTTCCCAGGATGCTGTATCGCTTGATTATTCGGTGGCACGTTCGTTTAACGGAAGCAGCGACTATGTCGACAAGACGGCAGATGTAAGTTCGGTCGCCGCTCTTCAACAAGGCAGCATTGCTGTCCGCTTCAGAACAACAAGCGCGGCTAATGCACTCACGCTGTTCAGTACATCCCACACCGCAGATCCATCCAGTAATCTCTCACTGACATTAAACGGAGGAAATGTGTATTACGAAAACCGGGAAAACGGCGTCTATGCAACCCAGATTACGACATCCGGCAAGGTTAACGACGGGGTGTGGCATACCGCAATGCTCACGGTTAATGGCAAGGGAACGAATATTTACATTGACGGAAGCTTGAGAGGTAACAGCACGAGTACTGCATTTTTTACTCAGGTTACCAGCTTAAATGGCATGTGGATTGGACGAAACGTGGATAATGGCGGGGGACAATGGTATTTCAATGGAGAGATCGACTACGTCAAGGTGTATAACCGTGCGTTGGCCTCATCAGAGGTGCTGGAGCTCGGTGGAGCTGTGTCACCATCTGTCGCAACCTATCCCGTTAATCAGGCGTTTAATGGCACCTCAGATGCTCGCGATCAGACTGCGGATATCGGACGTGTAGCCAATCTTAAGCAAGGCTCTGTCGCCGTAAAATTCAAAACCTCAAGCTCGGCTGCAGCAGGAACGTTCCTCAGCGCATCCGATACGACGAACCCCTCAAGCAATATTTCCTTTACGATCAATAACGGCACGGTTTATTTTGAGAATCGCAATAATGGAGCCTACGCGACCAAATTAAGTGCCAGCGGAAAGTACAATGATGGAAAATGGCATACCGCCATTCTTACGATTGGAGCTGGCAGCAGCAAAATTTATGTCGACGGGGAGGAGAAGGCTTCGACTTCTTCTCAAGCTTTTTTTTCCAATGTGACAGGTCTGAACGGGATGTGGGTCGGCAAAAACGTGGATAACGGCGGATCACAGTGGTACTTTTCCGGTTCCATCGATCATGTCACCGTCTACGATAGCGTACTGTCTTTATCCCAAATTAAACAGCTTAGCGCTGTACTGGAAGAAAAGCTGCTCTTTGATATCACGGATGGCAAAGGATACGGGCAGTACCGTATTCCAAGCATTGTTGTCACGAGCAACAACACGGTTCTTGTTGCTGCGGAAGCACGAACTGGCGGTGACCAGACACCAACCGATATTGTGCTGAGACGAAGCACCGACGGGGGGGATACATTTTCGGATCAGATCTTGATTTCACCCGGCAAGTCTCAAGGAGTGGCGGAGATGAATCCAATGCTGCTTGCGGAGAAGAACAGCAACGTTGTTCACATTTTATGGAGCCGCTGGAAATGGGGGGCATGTCAGTATTTCATTCGCACAAGTACCGATCAGGGACTAACCTGGGGGGCAACCCGAGAAATTACTTCCGTGCTGGCCGACTATCAGAATCCAAATCATCCGTACTATTTTGCCAATCTGTCCGGTGCAGGAATGGGACCGGGTCACGGCATTCAGCTCGCGAACGGAACGCTGGTGATTCCCATCTACCTGACAACCAGCGGATGGACGAACAGCACCGTTGGTACGATCTACAGTACCGATGGAGGTGCATCGTGGAAAGCAGGTTCACTTGTACCCAATCCATCCGGATTTTCGAAGATCCATGAGAACATGATGGTTCAATTATCAAACGGCAAACTGATGACGAACATGCGAAACCCAGGCAGCAGCTATAGAGCCATCTCGACAACGGATCAAGTAACCAGTGCGTGGAGCACACCTGTCTCGGATACCACACTGATCGATCCTGTCGTACAGGCAAGCATCGAACGGTACGATGCCAGTCATATTCTATTTACGAATCCTGCAAGCACGACGGCCAGAACCAATATGACGATTCGCATATCCAGTGATGATGCCGCAACGTGGTATAAGTCGAAAGAAATCTATCCGGGGGAAAATGGCTATTCGGATATTGCTGTAGGCCCTGATCAATCCATCTTTGTTTTTTATGAAAAACCTGCGTCTTCCAAAATCAGTCTTGTGCGTCTGAACAGGTCGTGGATTGAAGCACCTTAA